One Malus domestica chromosome 11, GDT2T_hap1 genomic region harbors:
- the LOC103449173 gene encoding poly [ADP-ribose] polymerase 2-like isoform X1 codes for MQVEALDEIEVATKLLKDDTGTQGDPLYSSYQRLHCELTPIGVDSREFDMVSIAKYLHNTHAKTHSSYTVDIVQIFRTSKEGEVERFRSTKGVGGTEPDFSEAQLLDDGVVVPLGKPKENTSRPKGSLLYNEYIVYNVEQIRMRYVVQVNFNFKI; via the exons ATGCAG GTTGAAGCACTGGATGAAATTGAGGTTGCAACAAAATTGTTGAAGGATGACACAGGAACGCAG GGAGATCCCTTGTATTCCAGTTACCAACGCCTCCATTGTGAGTTGACACCGATTGGTGTTGATTCTCGTGAATTTGATATGGTATCT ATTGCAAAATATTTGCATAATACTCACGCAAAAACACATTCAAGTTACACTGTTGATATCGTTCAAATATTCCGCACATCAAAAGAGGGTGAAGTTGAACGCTTCAGAAG CACTAAAGGAGTTGGGGGAACTGAACCAGATTTTTCAGAAGCTCAGTTGCTAGATGATGGCGTCGTGGTTCCTCTAGGAAAGCCGAAAGAGAATACAAGCCGCCCGAAG GGTTCATTACTGTACAATGAGTACATAGTTTACAATGTGGAACAGATTAGGATGCGCTACGTTGTTCAAGTGAATTTCAATTTCAAGATATGA
- the LOC103449173 gene encoding poly [ADP-ribose] polymerase 2-like isoform X2: MQVEALDEIEVATKLLKDDTGTQGDPLYSSYQRLHCELTPIGVDSREFDMIAKYLHNTHAKTHSSYTVDIVQIFRTSKEGEVERFRSTKGVGGTEPDFSEAQLLDDGVVVPLGKPKENTSRPKGSLLYNEYIVYNVEQIRMRYVVQVNFNFKI; this comes from the exons ATGCAG GTTGAAGCACTGGATGAAATTGAGGTTGCAACAAAATTGTTGAAGGATGACACAGGAACGCAG GGAGATCCCTTGTATTCCAGTTACCAACGCCTCCATTGTGAGTTGACACCGATTGGTGTTGATTCTCGTGAATTTGATATG ATTGCAAAATATTTGCATAATACTCACGCAAAAACACATTCAAGTTACACTGTTGATATCGTTCAAATATTCCGCACATCAAAAGAGGGTGAAGTTGAACGCTTCAGAAG CACTAAAGGAGTTGGGGGAACTGAACCAGATTTTTCAGAAGCTCAGTTGCTAGATGATGGCGTCGTGGTTCCTCTAGGAAAGCCGAAAGAGAATACAAGCCGCCCGAAG GGTTCATTACTGTACAATGAGTACATAGTTTACAATGTGGAACAGATTAGGATGCGCTACGTTGTTCAAGTGAATTTCAATTTCAAGATATGA